A stretch of the Planktothricoides raciborskii GIHE-MW2 genome encodes the following:
- a CDS encoding serine protease gives MTHADKREIDKIKWLQKLGTISLVILTLGSLGADAMPKKLNQAEINSLAKQTTVLIAPQLQPQELEDLLAKKPGKTWTFGSGVIVAKEGQTYYVLTVAHNFAQEQVEKNLPYGILTSDRQVHVVQSINDGQNCTNNFQVDNRLGTTALLRFGCYQSKRKVNGYDLAIVTFESSLNYAIAPIGATKELTTGELLYVSGWPNIEVEAKLNNDGSPQLDAQGRIICQDPSPRRQRQLTWSPLQALISASSAQNGYSLYYIDRTRPGMSGGPVFNEFGQVVGIHGRGSENKLVCGQVYQPPTKQRSNSGMSKNDGIFDPDGNWDNPNPDNSENNGSPDANQQNSTPNNQGDRPSSQQSNPPTNPANSNNLQAFYSSAQNIDYARQLIVQAGVRLSLNLASPSVELIQAGISEIPLNRSTLESEGSFEDPNDVISNIYKTFSFDIQNMLRDKPSDGGGILLD, from the coding sequence ATGACTCATGCAGACAAAAGAGAAATAGATAAAATCAAGTGGCTGCAAAAACTTGGCACTATTTCTCTCGTGATACTTACTTTGGGGAGTTTGGGGGCGGATGCGATGCCCAAAAAACTCAATCAGGCGGAAATTAATTCTTTAGCCAAGCAAACCACCGTTTTAATTGCCCCACAGCTTCAACCCCAAGAATTAGAAGATTTATTAGCCAAAAAACCGGGGAAAACTTGGACTTTTGGATCGGGAGTGATTGTGGCGAAAGAAGGGCAAACTTATTATGTTTTGACCGTAGCCCATAATTTTGCCCAAGAACAGGTAGAAAAAAATTTGCCTTATGGCATTTTGACGAGCGATCGCCAAGTTCATGTGGTGCAGTCAATTAACGATGGACAGAATTGCACGAATAATTTTCAGGTGGATAATCGATTAGGAACCACAGCGCTGTTAAGATTTGGTTGTTATCAAAGCAAACGAAAAGTGAATGGGTATGATTTAGCCATTGTTACTTTTGAAAGTTCGCTAAACTATGCGATCGCACCCATTGGGGCAACCAAAGAACTCACCACTGGAGAATTATTGTATGTTTCCGGTTGGCCAAATATTGAAGTAGAAGCGAAATTAAATAATGATGGCAGTCCCCAATTAGATGCCCAAGGGCGAATTATTTGTCAAGACCCTTCACCCCGACGACAAAGACAACTTACCTGGAGTCCTTTGCAAGCTTTAATATCAGCTTCGTCAGCCCAAAATGGCTATAGTCTTTATTATATCGATCGCACTCGACCGGGAATGAGTGGTGGCCCTGTTTTTAACGAGTTTGGTCAAGTAGTGGGGATTCATGGACGGGGTTCAGAAAATAAACTCGTATGCGGTCAAGTTTATCAACCACCGACTAAGCAAAGGTCAAACTCTGGGATGAGTAAAAATGATGGAATTTTTGATCCCGATGGGAATTGGGATAACCCCAACCCAGACAACTCAGAAAATAATGGTTCCCCGGATGCCAATCAACAAAATTCTACCCCAAATAATCAGGGCGATCGACCATCATCTCAGCAGTCTAACCCGCCCACAAATCCGGCTAACTCTAATAATCTCCAAGCCTTCTATAGTAGCGCACAAAACATAGACTATGCTCGTCAGTTGATCGTCCAAGCTGGAGTCAGGCTTTCTTTGAATTTAGCATCCCCTTCTGTGGAGTTAATTCAGGCTGGGATTAGCGAAATTCCCCTTAATCGTAGCACTCTAGAAAGTGAGGGCAGTTTTGAAGATCCCAATGATGTGATTTCTAATATTTACAAAACTTTCTCCTTTGATATTCAAAATATGCTGAGAGACAAGCCCTCAGATGGCGGCGGAATTTTACTGGACTAA
- the cobQ gene encoding cobyric acid synthase CobQ — protein MKAILVVGTTSHAGKSMLATGLCRAFSRRGWRVSPFKGQNMALNSYVTPTGGEIGYAQAVQAWAAGVTPAVQMNPILLKPQGDMTSQVILNGKAVGTVGASEYYEKFFNPGWEAIKDSLKVLGNNFDVLVCEGAGSPAEINLKHRDLTNMRIATYLNAPTILVVDIDRGGSFAHVVGTLQLLEPEERALIKGVVINKFRGQLSLLQSGIDWLEEYTGIPVLGVIPWLNQLFPAEDSLSLLERRNEKNHTDLTIAVILLPRISNFTDFDPLEAEPTVKVKYIQPGQPLGHPDAVIIPGSKTTIPDLLTLQKSGMAEEIQNYVATGGTVLGICGGFQMLGELVADPEGIEGQAGRFDGLNLLPLKTFLTYHKVSRQRQVVSNYPQMGLPIMGYEIHHGRSKITNNEDIYQLFDDPSLGVTNLEQSVWGTYLHGIFDNSPWRRAWLNRLRYPRGLQTLPTGIPNYREQRETLFNNLADIIESNLNMTPILDLLESRSL, from the coding sequence ATGAAAGCAATCTTAGTAGTCGGAACCACTTCCCACGCGGGAAAATCCATGCTTGCCACGGGGCTTTGTCGGGCTTTTTCCCGACGGGGTTGGCGAGTCAGTCCGTTTAAAGGGCAAAACATGGCCCTCAACTCTTATGTCACTCCCACTGGGGGCGAAATTGGTTATGCCCAAGCGGTACAAGCGTGGGCAGCGGGAGTCACCCCAGCGGTACAAATGAACCCAATTTTATTAAAGCCCCAGGGTGACATGACCTCTCAGGTGATTCTTAATGGCAAAGCCGTTGGCACCGTTGGAGCCAGCGAATATTATGAAAAATTTTTTAATCCAGGGTGGGAAGCGATCAAAGACTCCCTCAAAGTCTTGGGCAACAACTTTGATGTTTTAGTCTGTGAAGGGGCTGGCAGTCCGGCGGAGATTAACCTCAAACACCGCGATTTAACTAATATGCGGATTGCCACTTATTTAAATGCCCCCACAATTTTGGTGGTTGACATCGATCGCGGCGGGTCGTTTGCCCATGTAGTCGGGACGTTGCAACTCCTGGAACCGGAAGAACGGGCTTTAATTAAAGGGGTAGTGATTAATAAATTTCGCGGACAGCTATCCCTGTTACAATCTGGAATTGACTGGCTAGAAGAATACACGGGAATTCCCGTTTTAGGGGTGATTCCTTGGCTAAATCAATTATTCCCTGCGGAAGACTCTTTAAGTTTATTAGAACGCCGCAACGAAAAAAACCATACCGACCTAACGATTGCGGTGATTTTGCTGCCGAGAATTTCTAACTTTACCGATTTTGACCCCTTAGAAGCGGAACCTACAGTTAAAGTTAAATATATTCAGCCCGGTCAACCTTTAGGTCATCCAGATGCGGTGATTATTCCCGGTTCAAAAACCACCATTCCCGATTTATTAACATTACAAAAAAGCGGCATGGCGGAAGAAATCCAAAACTATGTAGCCACAGGAGGCACCGTCTTGGGAATTTGTGGCGGATTTCAAATGCTGGGAGAATTAGTCGCCGACCCGGAAGGCATTGAAGGACAAGCAGGCCGATTTGACGGTCTAAACTTATTACCGTTAAAGACATTTCTCACCTACCATAAAGTTTCCCGCCAACGCCAAGTCGTTTCTAATTATCCGCAAATGGGTTTGCCAATTATGGGATATGAAATTCATCATGGTCGGAGTAAAATTACCAATAATGAAGATATCTATCAGCTTTTTGACGATCCCAGTTTAGGGGTGACGAATTTGGAGCAATCGGTCTGGGGAACCTATCTGCACGGCATTTTTGACAATAGTCCTTGGCGTCGGGCTTGGTTAAATCGGCTGCGCTATCCTAGAGGTTTGCAAACTTTACCCACGGGAATTCCCAATTATCGAGAACAACGAGAAACTTTGTTTAATAATTTGGCCGATATAATTGAGTCAAATCTAAATATGACCCCGATTTTAGATTTGCTGGAATCGCGATCGCTCTAA
- a CDS encoding serine protease — MATPIRAEFSLEEINSIARQTTVLIAPALTPTLREDLENNRNNPLNKEGFWNPGSGVIIAKEGKKYYVLTVAHNFFQRHLDTAKYWQDSQGKPYYGIRTWDGQVHVVQEVNDGRNCPLQGQPDRQHILIRFGCRDRFIPGTDMVDRTLGADQVKGIDIALIVFESDRDYPVATLGDASQINSGDTVYISGWPDPEKERDPATNQCRGRQARRQRRLAWGPVTGKVNPDPTNLGYSIFYLDNTRVGMSGGPVFDRQGRVIGSHGQGSLLKERCGGSPNIESAPNSGSPLESENNSPSQGNFQQFNQLIQQFSSGQNINFFLNLMAQSGLNLPFKQELPSEKMIQTGITPLEQIAQSSGILEFDPGQDAFADPQDVVEDVYKLYSFTLESMLRDEPSGGPGSILLD; from the coding sequence TTGGCTACGCCAATCCGGGCAGAATTTTCCCTAGAAGAAATTAATTCTATTGCCCGACAAACTACCGTACTGATTGCCCCAGCACTCACCCCAACCTTACGGGAAGATTTAGAAAATAATCGCAATAATCCTTTAAATAAAGAAGGTTTTTGGAATCCTGGGTCTGGGGTGATTATCGCCAAAGAAGGGAAAAAATACTATGTTTTAACGGTCGCCCATAATTTTTTTCAAAGACATTTAGATACGGCAAAATATTGGCAAGATTCTCAGGGAAAACCCTACTACGGCATCCGCACTTGGGATGGACAAGTCCACGTGGTGCAGGAAGTGAATGATGGCAGAAATTGTCCCCTCCAAGGACAACCGGATCGGCAACATATTTTAATTAGATTTGGTTGTCGCGATCGCTTTATTCCGGGGACAGATATGGTCGATCGCACTTTAGGAGCAGATCAAGTCAAAGGCATTGATATTGCCCTGATTGTTTTTGAAAGCGATCGCGATTATCCCGTTGCCACATTAGGAGATGCCAGTCAAATCAACTCAGGGGATACTGTCTATATTTCTGGTTGGCCCGATCCCGAAAAAGAACGAGATCCCGCCACAAATCAATGTCGGGGTCGGCAGGCAAGGCGACAACGGCGGTTAGCTTGGGGGCCAGTCACCGGCAAAGTCAATCCCGATCCCACAAATTTAGGATATAGTATCTTTTACCTCGATAATACTAGGGTGGGAATGAGTGGCGGGCCAGTGTTCGATCGCCAAGGCCGAGTCATTGGCAGTCACGGACAAGGCAGCTTACTCAAAGAAAGATGTGGGGGCAGTCCCAATATTGAGTCTGCTCCAAATTCCGGTTCTCCATTGGAGTCGGAAAATAATTCGCCGTCTCAGGGAAATTTCCAGCAATTTAATCAACTAATTCAGCAGTTTAGTAGTGGCCAAAATATTAATTTTTTTCTCAATTTAATGGCGCAATCTGGCTTAAATTTACCCTTTAAACAAGAGTTGCCCTCGGAGAAAATGATTCAAACGGGAATAACTCCTCTAGAGCAAATTGCCCAGAGTAGTGGCATCTTGGAATTTGATCCCGGACAAGATGCGTTTGCGGATCCCCAAGATGTGGTGGAAGATGTCTATAAACTTTATTCTTTTACCCTAGAATCGATGCTGCGAGATGAACCGTCTGGAGGGCCGGGGAGTATTTTGTTGGATTAA
- a CDS encoding pyridoxal-dependent decarboxylase, which produces MLEEQNSYHMSPEEFRRWGYAVVDAIAEYQQNIEKFPVLSQVSPGEIRAQLPPHPPETGESFAQILQDVQEILIPGLTHWQSPNFFAFFPSNNSAPSILAELLSAGLGVQGMLWATSPACTELETLILDWLVEMLDLPPQFKSSSSGGGVIQDTASSATLCALLAARERATDFDSNRQGLEQNSAHKLIAYTSTQAHSSVEKAVKIAGLGVENLRLISVAENYAMQADILAEQIEADIQAGLTPCFVTATIGTTSSQAIDPVRKIGEICQKYRLWLHIDAAMSGTAALCPEYRFIHDGLELADSYCFNPHKWMLVNFDCDCFYVADRSILIRSLSVLPEYLKNQATASGAVFDYRDWHIPLGRRFRSLKLWFVIRHYGIEGLQFYVRKHIGLAQEFAQWVQDDSRFELAAPVPLNLVCFRHQGGDAVNQKILEKLNQSGEIYLSHTKLDDRFTLRMSIGQAQTNRNHVQKAWQLIQAAAE; this is translated from the coding sequence ATGCTCGAAGAACAAAACAGCTATCATATGAGTCCAGAAGAGTTCCGCCGTTGGGGATATGCGGTGGTAGATGCGATCGCGGAATATCAGCAAAACATTGAGAAATTCCCGGTATTATCTCAAGTTTCTCCCGGTGAAATTCGCGCCCAACTGCCGCCCCACCCCCCAGAAACCGGGGAATCTTTCGCGCAAATTTTGCAGGATGTGCAGGAAATCCTCATCCCCGGACTAACTCACTGGCAGTCCCCCAACTTTTTCGCCTTTTTCCCATCCAACAACTCCGCCCCGTCAATTTTGGCAGAACTATTGTCCGCTGGACTAGGGGTGCAGGGAATGCTGTGGGCAACCAGTCCCGCTTGCACCGAATTGGAAACCCTGATCCTTGACTGGTTGGTAGAAATGCTGGATTTGCCGCCACAATTTAAATCCTCAAGTAGCGGTGGCGGAGTCATTCAAGACACTGCCTCCAGTGCGACTTTATGTGCATTATTGGCCGCACGAGAACGGGCGACAGATTTTGATAGTAACCGCCAAGGTTTAGAGCAAAATTCAGCACATAAACTGATTGCCTATACTTCAACTCAAGCCCATTCATCCGTAGAGAAAGCGGTGAAAATTGCCGGGTTAGGAGTAGAAAATTTACGCTTGATTTCCGTGGCCGAAAATTATGCCATGCAAGCGGATATTTTAGCCGAACAAATCGAAGCCGATATTCAAGCCGGACTAACCCCTTGTTTTGTCACAGCCACTATTGGCACAACTTCTTCCCAGGCGATCGATCCGGTGCGGAAAATCGGAGAAATTTGCCAAAAATATCGGCTGTGGCTGCATATCGATGCGGCCATGAGTGGCACCGCCGCCCTCTGTCCAGAATATCGATTTATCCATGATGGTTTAGAGTTGGCCGATAGCTATTGTTTTAATCCCCATAAATGGATGTTGGTTAACTTTGATTGCGACTGTTTTTATGTGGCAGATCGGAGTATTTTGATCCGCTCCTTGAGCGTATTACCGGAATATCTAAAAAATCAGGCTACGGCATCTGGGGCGGTGTTTGATTATCGGGATTGGCATATTCCTTTAGGTCGCCGATTTCGCTCCCTGAAACTTTGGTTTGTGATTCGGCATTATGGCATCGAAGGATTGCAATTTTATGTCCGCAAACATATCGGACTTGCCCAAGAATTTGCCCAGTGGGTACAGGATGATTCCCGGTTTGAATTAGCGGCGCCGGTGCCCTTGAATTTGGTTTGTTTTCGTCATCAAGGGGGCGATGCGGTGAATCAGAAGATTCTGGAAAAACTGAATCAATCGGGGGAAATTTATCTCAGTCATACCAAGTTAGACGATCGATTTACTTTGCGAATGTCCATTGGTCAGGCGCAAACTAATAGAAACCATGTGCAGAAAGCTTGGCAGTTGATTCAGGCAGCGGCAGAGTAG
- a CDS encoding 2Fe-2S iron-sulfur cluster-binding protein produces MTVKVNFLPDDVTVNAEVGEPLLEVAKRAGVDIPTGCLMGSCHACEVELDDGETICACISAVTPGKETVTINLYVDSAW; encoded by the coding sequence ATGACTGTAAAAGTTAACTTTTTACCCGATGATGTCACCGTGAACGCGGAAGTGGGCGAACCCTTGCTGGAGGTAGCGAAAAGGGCTGGGGTAGACATTCCGACCGGCTGTTTGATGGGTTCTTGTCATGCGTGTGAAGTGGAACTCGATGACGGTGAGACGATTTGTGCTTGTATTAGTGCAGTAACTCCCGGAAAAGAAACCGTGACTATTAATCTTTATGTGGATTCAGCCTGGTGA
- a CDS encoding serine protease, with protein MNRRIKTIALGISLMLCLIFLADMRHFSIARENLSSPERNPAIVSAIAHQLTVRLIGDYAAGSGVIIGHQGSTYQVLTCDHVIALDPRAVFQVLTSDGAGYSAVRSDRFYFGDLDLAVVEFTSDRPYPVATLSPDQNLSLMEPIYVAGFPNSQQNLDKLESTLDLGIQPYFISSGVISLLLNQPLEQGYQIGITNEVYIGMSGGPVFNQEGKLMGIIGRTKYAFGGVDAYRFADGSKPSPRLFEQMRSASWAIPIKKI; from the coding sequence ATGAACAGACGAATTAAAACCATCGCCCTGGGAATTAGCTTGATGCTTTGCTTAATTTTCCTAGCGGATATGCGGCATTTTTCTATTGCTAGAGAAAACCTGTCCTCCCCGGAGCGGAACCCAGCCATCGTCAGTGCGATCGCGCATCAATTAACCGTGCGATTGATCGGCGATTATGCAGCGGGTTCTGGGGTGATTATTGGTCATCAGGGTTCAACCTATCAGGTTTTAACCTGCGATCATGTGATTGCCTTAGATCCCAGGGCAGTTTTTCAAGTGCTAACCTCCGATGGGGCAGGGTATTCAGCAGTGAGAAGCGATCGCTTTTATTTTGGGGATTTAGATTTAGCCGTGGTTGAATTTACCAGCGATCGACCCTATCCCGTCGCCACTCTTTCTCCTGACCAAAACTTATCCTTAATGGAGCCGATTTATGTGGCTGGTTTTCCCAATTCCCAACAAAACTTAGATAAATTAGAAAGTACCCTAGACTTAGGAATTCAGCCTTATTTTATCAGCAGTGGAGTAATTTCATTACTACTGAATCAACCCCTAGAACAAGGATATCAAATAGGCATCACCAATGAAGTTTATATCGGCATGAGTGGCGGGCCAGTTTTTAATCAAGAAGGGAAACTAATGGGGATTATTGGTAGGACTAAATATGCCTTTGGAGGGGTTGATGCTTATCGATTTGCTGATGGCAGTAAACCATCTCCAAGACTTTTTGAACAAATGCGATCGGCAAGTTGGGCAATTCCGATTAAAAAAATTTAG
- a CDS encoding SDR family oxidoreductase, with amino-acid sequence MDTQEPTVIFLAGASRGVGREVAQCLSKEQKPVVALLRSPDTQAELEAMGIQVAIGDALDPASLASAMQGKAFAAVISTIGGLPQQGERPDYLGNKNLIDAAVNAGIKKFILVSSIGTGNSKGALSPQALATLEKVLIEKEKAEEYLINSGLTYTIIRPGGLKSEPATGNAVLTENPQVCGMIHRADVAQLVCACLNSETANNKVLSAIDQNMQFVPQEFEVFNV; translated from the coding sequence GTGGATACTCAAGAACCAACTGTAATTTTTTTGGCGGGGGCTTCTCGCGGAGTAGGTCGAGAAGTCGCTCAATGCCTGAGCAAAGAACAAAAACCTGTGGTGGCGCTGCTGCGATCGCCTGATACCCAAGCAGAATTAGAAGCAATGGGCATTCAAGTAGCCATCGGGGATGCCTTGGATCCCGCTTCCCTGGCATCAGCCATGCAAGGAAAAGCTTTCGCCGCCGTAATTAGTACCATTGGGGGGTTGCCCCAGCAAGGGGAAAGACCCGATTATCTGGGCAATAAAAATTTAATTGATGCAGCGGTGAACGCTGGGATCAAGAAATTTATTTTGGTGTCTTCCATTGGTACAGGAAATAGCAAAGGAGCGTTATCGCCCCAAGCGTTAGCCACCCTGGAAAAAGTTTTAATTGAAAAAGAAAAAGCTGAGGAATATTTAATCAATAGTGGCCTAACTTATACTATTATTCGTCCCGGTGGGTTAAAATCTGAACCGGCAACAGGAAACGCCGTTTTAACTGAAAATCCTCAAGTTTGTGGGATGATTCACCGCGCCGATGTCGCTCAGTTGGTTTGTGCCTGCTTGAATTCTGAAACGGCGAATAATAAAGTGTTGTCAGCTATTGACCAAAATATGCAGTTTGTCCCCCAAGAATTTGAGGTATTTAATGTCTAA
- a CDS encoding Npun_F0494 family protein — protein MTAVESKQNQTISYPVQTIERAERAIRCSPFQLKLLATMQTTRVELKAIADEVGVKNGYTQSPISEIIAENHLLWLIQVGLLRREVDGQGITDSFRLTPLGRQLVEKWQPAGSLPPATGCDRVKNAVNRWLTLPV, from the coding sequence ATGACTGCTGTTGAATCAAAGCAAAACCAAACGATTTCTTATCCTGTTCAGACCATAGAACGGGCGGAACGGGCGATCCGTTGTTCCCCGTTTCAACTGAAGTTGCTGGCAACCATGCAAACCACTAGGGTGGAGTTAAAAGCGATCGCTGATGAAGTTGGGGTAAAAAATGGATATACACAGTCGCCCATTTCTGAAATCATTGCGGAAAATCATCTACTATGGCTAATCCAAGTGGGTTTACTCCGCCGTGAAGTCGATGGTCAGGGAATCACCGATAGTTTTCGCTTAACTCCCTTGGGGCGTCAACTGGTGGAAAAATGGCAGCCAGCGGGTAGTTTACCCCCAGCGACCGGGTGCGATCGCGTGAAAAATGCCGTAAATCGGTGGTTGACACTGCCGGTATAA
- a CDS encoding MBL fold metallo-hydrolase: protein MPKEPRAVLDAIFAFPPNRETLGGTAYFIVGKNANFLIDCPLWNEVTQEFIQASGGVKSLLITHREAIGKAKEIQEFTQCEIVIHEQIAYLLPNLSLTCFAEELTIPVGDSLGEIAPTLTLIWTPGHCPGSTCVYYAAHGGVLFTGRHLLPNQQGEPMPLRVFKTFHWQRQLRSLQNLQQRFTSDRLTYLCPGANTGFLRGQGTIDRAGDRLSRLDITALSAVSPML, encoded by the coding sequence ATGCCTAAAGAACCACGGGCTGTGCTCGATGCCATTTTTGCCTTTCCGCCAAATCGGGAGACTTTAGGCGGCACAGCCTACTTTATTGTAGGAAAAAATGCTAATTTCTTAATCGATTGTCCGCTCTGGAATGAAGTCACCCAAGAATTTATCCAAGCATCAGGGGGCGTAAAGTCTTTGCTGATCACCCATCGCGAGGCTATTGGCAAAGCTAAAGAAATTCAGGAATTTACTCAGTGCGAGATTGTGATTCACGAACAAATTGCTTATTTGTTGCCAAATTTATCCCTGACTTGCTTTGCTGAGGAGTTGACGATTCCGGTAGGCGATTCCCTGGGCGAAATCGCACCTACTTTGACCTTGATCTGGACTCCTGGCCATTGTCCGGGTTCCACTTGTGTCTATTATGCGGCTCACGGTGGGGTGCTGTTTACAGGCCGTCATCTCCTGCCCAACCAACAAGGGGAACCGATGCCGTTGCGAGTTTTCAAGACTTTTCATTGGCAGCGTCAACTGCGATCGCTTCAAAATCTGCAACAACGATTTACCTCAGATCGGTTAACTTATTTATGTCCCGGTGCGAATACGGGATTTCTCCGAGGACAAGGGACGATTGATCGAGCAGGCGATCGCTTATCCCGTCTAGATATCACTGCCTTATCAGCGGTGTCCCCGATGCTGTAA
- a CDS encoding site-2 protease family protein, whose protein sequence is MVSWLLILILGLITYIILRQRVTTLTRTPVWILWLVLMTPAFVWIAWYAFHDQNQSMPPTLVFGPFVVCFFLYWFLVQWGRQDVPSPPPKSSVNPETNLEVSDSNNPETATNPSEIRALTLEEEKMLRDCFPWTMYPLHKIDYRLQAAICRGQLRAKSDVAYAKIKQNIEAKFGDRFLVIFQEDFNGKPLFVLVPNPQRISPKAPASQTNSQTDDPSLLMPNSGEQLQSLNKPGLAIALALVTLFTTTLVGAIKMVGIEQTSLQSNPNLLLEGLPYSLTLMLIIGSHEYAHFLTATFYQIQVTLPYFIPFPEFIGTFGAFMQIRQPMPNRKILFDVSIVGPICSFLVTIPILMWGMAHSTVVPLPSEATLLSIDALNPSFSLLLTILSKISLPSPLGVNQGIDLHPVAVSGYIGLILTAFNLMPVGSLDGGHIVHAMFGQKMAITIGQITRFLFFILAIAKPELLIWAIYLFLIPVIDSPALNDVTELDNKRDILGLIALLILVIIIIPAPKIFLPM, encoded by the coding sequence ATGGTTTCCTGGTTACTAATACTAATACTTGGGTTAATCACCTATATCATTTTGCGGCAGCGAGTTACGACATTAACCCGCACCCCTGTGTGGATTTTATGGCTGGTGCTGATGACGCCCGCTTTTGTGTGGATCGCCTGGTATGCGTTCCACGATCAAAATCAGTCAATGCCACCGACCTTGGTGTTTGGCCCGTTTGTGGTTTGCTTCTTTCTCTACTGGTTTTTGGTGCAATGGGGGCGGCAGGATGTGCCGTCACCGCCACCAAAATCTTCCGTGAACCCAGAAACAAACCTAGAAGTTTCTGATTCAAATAATCCTGAAACAGCGACAAACCCTTCTGAGATCAGAGCCCTGACCCTGGAAGAAGAAAAAATGCTGCGGGATTGTTTTCCTTGGACGATGTATCCCTTGCATAAAATTGATTATCGTTTACAAGCGGCGATCTGTCGAGGACAGTTGCGGGCTAAATCTGATGTGGCTTATGCAAAAATTAAGCAAAATATCGAGGCTAAATTTGGCGATCGCTTTTTGGTGATTTTCCAAGAAGATTTTAATGGCAAACCTTTATTTGTTCTGGTGCCAAATCCGCAAAGAATTTCCCCAAAAGCCCCGGCAAGCCAAACCAACAGCCAAACCGACGATCCATCATTGCTAATGCCAAATTCTGGCGAACAACTCCAATCATTGAACAAACCCGGACTGGCGATCGCCTTAGCCCTCGTCACCCTCTTTACCACCACTTTAGTTGGTGCGATTAAAATGGTTGGAATTGAGCAAACGAGCTTACAATCTAATCCCAACTTATTACTGGAAGGATTGCCCTATAGTCTAACGCTGATGCTAATTATCGGCAGCCACGAATATGCTCATTTTCTCACAGCGACTTTTTATCAAATCCAGGTCACCCTCCCTTATTTTATTCCCTTCCCGGAATTTATTGGCACCTTTGGGGCTTTCATGCAAATTCGCCAACCCATGCCCAACCGAAAAATCTTATTTGATGTCAGCATTGTTGGACCAATCTGTAGTTTTTTGGTGACAATACCGATTTTAATGTGGGGAATGGCTCATTCCACAGTCGTCCCCTTGCCCTCAGAAGCTACTCTATTATCTATTGATGCTTTAAATCCTAGCTTTTCCTTGTTGTTGACCATACTGAGTAAAATTAGCTTACCTTCTCCCCTGGGAGTGAATCAAGGAATTGATTTACATCCTGTCGCCGTCTCCGGTTACATTGGTTTAATTCTCACTGCCTTTAATTTGATGCCCGTAGGTTCTCTGGATGGGGGTCATATTGTCCATGCCATGTTTGGGCAAAAAATGGCCATCACCATTGGACAAATTACTCGTTTTTTGTTTTTTATCCTGGCGATCGCCAAACCAGAATTATTAATTTGGGCAATATATTTATTCCTAATTCCGGTCATTGATAGTCCAGCCCTGAATGATGTCACAGAATTAGATAACAAACGAGATATCTTAGGCTTAATTGCCCTATTAATTTTAGTCATCATTATCATCCCCGCCCCGAAAATTTTCTTGCCGATGTAG